In Desulfovibrio inopinatus DSM 10711, the sequence CACTTTTTGTCTGATGGTGTAATGACATCGTCAAGACCGATATCACAGTGGTACAATACCGACAGGAGCCGCTATATTTTGAAAATCAATGTCCACCACGGGGAAGACGAAGAATAAAGGTTGTACCTTTTCCGGATTCGGTTTCAAATCCGATAGTTCCCTTATGTTTTTTTACAATAACAGCATGGCTGATGGCTAACCCCTGCCCTGTGCCCTTGCCAATCTTCTTCGTCGTAAAAAAAGGATCAAAAATACGATGGCGAACATGCTCTGGGATACCGGCCCCGGTATCCGAGATACGAATCTCCACGATATCTTCAAAAGCTCTTGTTTGAACGACGATCTTTCCTTTTCGTCCAGAGTTCCGTGGATTCAATTCTTCGATGGCATGAGCAGCATTGAGGATGAGGTTCAAAAAGACCTGATGGAGTTCTCCGGGCAGCACCGGAACAAACGGAAGATCCGGATCAAGGTCAAGCTCCAAATCAGATACATATTTCCATTCATTACGAGACACCGTAGCGGTATTCTCGAGTGCGGCGTTGATATCAAGTAATGTCATTTCTTCATGACCGGGATGAGAAAATTGTTTCATAGATAAAACAATCTTCCCCACTCGTTCTACGCCTTCAATGGACTGCTGTAATGCAAGCGGAACTTCTTCGAAGAGATACTCAAGGTCAGCCTCCTCACTCGCCGAGTCAACCTTTGCGACGAGTTCGGTTAACTCTGCATTGTGGCGTGTCGCCTGGAGTAAGGTATCGTAGAGTCCGAGGAGAGAAACAATATGCTCAAAACTTTCGCGTAAAAACTGGAGATTATCGCCAACATATTGGATGGGGGTATTAATTTCGTGTGCAATACCGGCAGCAAGTTGCCCGATAGACAACATTTTCTGCTCATGCGTCGCCATCGTCTCTTTTGCACGAATATCGGTGATATCCGCCCCAAGCAAAACAAATCCGGACTTCTTCGATGCAGTCCCGATGAGCGGATTGATAGTCACTCCCAAAAGACCGTCCGTTCCATTTTTCCGCCGAAACCAAACATCATCAACACGTTGTGCTGTAAAGGTCTCCCGACAACGATATATCCCTTCAAGGACTCGTTCCCACGCCCACTCAATACCACATTCAGTGAATGGCTTCCCTATGACATCTGCCGCGCTCAGATCAAATACAACTTCAGAGCTTTTGTTCCACCGGGTAATCCGGTCTTCAATATCGACACTAATAAGAAGAGAGCTGATAGATGAAAGAAGAAATTCAATATTTTGTTGCGCATTCAATAATTCATCACGAACATGTGTGCAGCAATCGGGCAGATGGTGTGATTCTGATTTTGAGTCCATTCTGTCCCCCATAAGAACTTAGCGCGTTGCGCAGAATCGTCGTCCGGTATACATTTTTTTATCTTATACTCCCGATACACGATTATTGCAAAGCATTCATATAGTTGTTCTATAAATCCTCAAGCATTCATACCATTTCAGGTCTTTAATTCATCCCACCACGTCCACGGTATAGGACATTCAGTCTGAAATCCAGGAAGAGTAATGCGCTGGTGATGCAACCAGAAATGCGATGAAGATTCCCCGAAAACCGACCGTGAAGGACCTTCATATAAGACATCATTGATCAGCGGATGTCCTGCATACGCAAGATGCGCACGAATCTGGTGACGTGCGCCTTGGAAAATACACACAGAAACGAGACTTATACGATCATCTTGTACATAGGAGAATGGAAGAACATACGTAAAACGAGCGGGGTCATCCCCGTCTTCTTGGCCAATTCTCGTTCGCTTTCGATCCGCCGTATCGAGAAGCGCACGAAGACACAGCGGAGCCGCGACATGACCATCAACGACCGCCATGTACTGCTTCTCCACTCTACATGCTTGTTCATCCCGACGAAACGTATCCTGCGCGGCGTCATGCAACCCAACCATAACAATGCCGGAAGTATCCCGATCAAGACGATTAAGAAGTCGAGCTTGGGTATGAGGAAAGAGATGCGCTAACGCCTGCTCCATTGTGGGGCCAATTTTACCGGCCAACGTCTGACAATGGACTCCAACGGGCTTGATCAACGCCGCATAATCGTCGGTTTGATGGAGTATTTCGAAAGTCTCGTGCTGCGCTGGCTCTTCTGGAGAGTCAAGCGAAAGCACCTGGCCAGCATGCACTTTATATGCTTTGTTCCGTAGTATGCCATCAAGATAAACCCGACCGGAATCAATAAGCCGACGTCGGCCACGCAATCCCATCTCGGGAACGAGGAGAGCCAACACCTGGTCCAGACGACGACCCTCGTCGGACTGGCCGAGGCAAATGCGTAGAGAAGAATCAGGAATTTTTTTTACCAAGATCGGCCTCTTTGACTTCAGTGAGACTTCATTCGAGCCGAAAGAAGACCATCACCATAAAATATCTAGATATCAAACAATACCCAGAATGAAAACACCTTGACGTATATTACCGTATGTGGAGAAAATCGTGCTTATCAAAAAAAAACATGACAAAATTCCAATCAACAGCCAAGCTTTTGTTCGGATGTATTGTTGAGGAAAATCCATATTCACAAATTCGTTGTCACACACTCACCCATACATATTCATGATAACACAACTGAAGGCTTCGGCTGGTTCCGGCAAAACGTACCGTCTCACGCAAACCGTCCTCAAGCTGCTTTTAGCGGCAGACAAGTCCCAACCGTCGTTTCAAAAGCCCCTTCCTAAAAAGGGCTACGCTCCTTCGGAGATTCTGGCGGTAACGTTCACCAATAAAGCGGCTTCGGAAATGAAAGAGCGTATAATTTCACGACTCAAACAACGTGCGCTCGGGCTGGAACACGATCACAACGATCCAGTATTGACGAAACGGGCTGTCAAACTGTTGGATGACGTATTGCGGCAAGGTCAGCTTCTCAACATCCGT encodes:
- a CDS encoding ATP-binding protein translates to MDSKSESHHLPDCCTHVRDELLNAQQNIEFLLSSISSLLISVDIEDRITRWNKSSEVVFDLSAADVIGKPFTECGIEWAWERVLEGIYRCRETFTAQRVDDVWFRRKNGTDGLLGVTINPLIGTASKKSGFVLLGADITDIRAKETMATHEQKMLSIGQLAAGIAHEINTPIQYVGDNLQFLRESFEHIVSLLGLYDTLLQATRHNAELTELVAKVDSASEEADLEYLFEEVPLALQQSIEGVERVGKIVLSMKQFSHPGHEEMTLLDINAALENTATVSRNEWKYVSDLELDLDPDLPFVPVLPGELHQVFLNLILNAAHAIEELNPRNSGRKGKIVVQTRAFEDIVEIRISDTGAGIPEHVRHRIFDPFFTTKKIGKGTGQGLAISHAVIVKKHKGTIGFETESGKGTTFILRLPRGGH
- a CDS encoding pseudouridine synthase, with amino-acid sequence MVKKIPDSSLRICLGQSDEGRRLDQVLALLVPEMGLRGRRRLIDSGRVYLDGILRNKAYKVHAGQVLSLDSPEEPAQHETFEILHQTDDYAALIKPVGVHCQTLAGKIGPTMEQALAHLFPHTQARLLNRLDRDTSGIVMVGLHDAAQDTFRRDEQACRVEKQYMAVVDGHVAAPLCLRALLDTADRKRTRIGQEDGDDPARFTYVLPFSYVQDDRISLVSVCIFQGARHQIRAHLAYAGHPLINDVLYEGPSRSVFGESSSHFWLHHQRITLPGFQTECPIPWTWWDELKT